Proteins encoded in a region of the Mycolicibacterium duvalii genome:
- a CDS encoding NAD(P)/FAD-dependent oxidoreductase: protein MDEISDCVIVGGGAAGLSAALVLGRARRRTLLVDAGAQSNLSAHGIGGLLGFDGVPPAQLYAQGRRELARYPSVTVHHGEVVAATPDEGGFAVTLADGGRARSRLLLLAAGMRYACPDVPGVQELWGTSVFHCPFCHGWEVRDQPLAVLADGEQAVHKALLLQGWSSDVVVLTSGPPRIPDSDRDRLAAAGIRVDDRAVVRAIAEDGTLAAVEFADGDRLPRRGLLVSATLYQRSPLAARLGVRFAGPGPVSAESIDVDPFYRTSVPGVFAAGDVCAQLPQVAAAIAAGSGAAASVVRTLMEEQR, encoded by the coding sequence ATGGACGAGATCTCAGATTGTGTGATCGTCGGCGGCGGGGCCGCCGGGCTCAGTGCCGCCCTGGTACTCGGCCGGGCTCGGCGCCGTACGTTGCTCGTGGATGCCGGCGCGCAGAGCAATCTTTCGGCGCACGGCATCGGGGGACTGCTCGGCTTCGACGGTGTGCCCCCGGCCCAGCTCTACGCCCAGGGTCGGCGTGAACTCGCCCGGTATCCGTCGGTCACCGTGCACCACGGCGAGGTCGTCGCCGCGACGCCGGACGAGGGTGGCTTCGCCGTGACGCTCGCCGACGGCGGCCGGGCTCGCTCACGGCTGCTGCTGCTGGCTGCGGGGATGCGCTACGCGTGCCCAGATGTGCCGGGCGTCCAGGAGCTCTGGGGCACCTCGGTGTTCCACTGTCCGTTCTGTCACGGGTGGGAGGTCCGGGACCAACCGCTGGCGGTGCTCGCCGACGGGGAGCAGGCCGTGCACAAGGCGTTGCTGCTGCAGGGGTGGAGTTCCGATGTCGTTGTGCTCACCAGCGGACCGCCGCGAATCCCCGACAGCGACCGTGACCGCCTCGCTGCAGCCGGAATCAGGGTCGACGACCGCGCGGTGGTACGAGCGATCGCCGAGGACGGGACGCTGGCGGCCGTGGAGTTCGCCGACGGGGACCGGCTGCCGCGACGCGGACTCCTGGTGTCGGCCACGCTGTACCAGCGAAGCCCCCTGGCCGCGCGACTCGGCGTCAGATTCGCCGGCCCCGGACCGGTTTCGGCCGAGTCCATCGACGTCGACCCGTTCTATCGCACCTCGGTACCCGGCGTGTTCGCCGCCGGTGACGTGTGTGCCCAGCTGCCGCAGGTGGCGGCGGCAATCGCAGCGGGCTCGGGTGCAGCGGCATCCGTGGTTCGAACTCTGATGGAGGAACAACGATGA
- a CDS encoding class I SAM-dependent methyltransferase, whose translation MTDDDVKQHWEDRYAERPQMFSGNVNRWLAEVAGPLAPGRVLDLGCGEGADSVWLAERGWQVTAVDISDTALQRARAEATRRGVADRIRFHQLNLSEEFPDGEFELVSAHFLQSLVHLDRNRIFGRAAAAVAPGGTLLIVDHAAAPPWAGHLHDHVFPTVDEVLSVVDDDGVWERVQAGTVERETVTPDGEPAVLLDNLIVLRRR comes from the coding sequence ATGACCGACGACGATGTGAAGCAGCATTGGGAAGACCGCTACGCGGAGCGCCCACAGATGTTCAGCGGCAACGTGAACCGCTGGCTCGCCGAAGTGGCGGGCCCGCTGGCGCCGGGGCGGGTCCTGGACCTCGGCTGCGGGGAGGGCGCCGACTCGGTGTGGCTGGCCGAGCGTGGCTGGCAGGTGACCGCGGTCGACATCTCCGACACCGCGTTGCAGCGTGCCCGTGCCGAGGCCACCCGACGCGGTGTCGCCGACCGGATCCGGTTCCACCAGCTGAACCTGTCCGAGGAGTTCCCCGACGGGGAGTTCGAGTTGGTCTCGGCCCATTTTCTGCAGTCGCTGGTGCACCTGGACCGGAACCGGATCTTCGGCCGTGCCGCGGCGGCCGTGGCCCCAGGCGGCACCCTGCTGATCGTCGATCACGCGGCAGCGCCGCCGTGGGCCGGCCACCTCCACGACCACGTGTTCCCGACCGTCGACGAGGTGCTTTCCGTGGTGGACGACGACGGAGTATGGGAGCGGGTGCAGGCCGGGACGGTCGAACGCGAGACGGTGACCCCCGACGGCGAGCCCGCGGTGCTGCTGGACAACCTGATCGTCCTGCGGCGCCGTTGA
- a CDS encoding low molecular weight protein-tyrosine-phosphatase has protein sequence MSELLHITFVCSGNICRSPIAEKMFAHQIGERGLGEMVRVSSAGTGHWHEGEPADRRAGHVLRRNGYPTAHRAAQLTDDHLSADLVIALGRNHLRFLSEAGVPAERLRMLRSFDPRSGAHALDVEDPYYGTQDDFDDVFAVIAAALPGLHDWVDEQLAHRKVS, from the coding sequence GTGTCTGAGCTGCTGCACATCACGTTCGTCTGTTCGGGCAACATCTGTCGCAGTCCGATCGCGGAGAAGATGTTCGCCCACCAGATCGGGGAGCGCGGCCTCGGCGAAATGGTCCGGGTGAGCAGCGCCGGCACCGGGCACTGGCACGAGGGTGAGCCCGCCGATCGACGCGCGGGCCACGTGCTGCGCCGCAACGGCTACCCGACCGCACACCGTGCCGCCCAGCTCACCGACGACCACCTGTCCGCCGATCTGGTCATCGCGCTGGGCCGCAACCATCTGCGGTTCCTGTCCGAAGCCGGCGTGCCGGCCGAACGACTGCGCATGCTGCGGTCCTTCGATCCGCGCTCGGGTGCGCACGCGCTGGACGTCGAGGACCCCTACTACGGCACCCAGGACGACTTCGACGATGTGTTCGCCGTCATCGCGGCCGCGCTGCCCGGTCTGCACGACTGGGTCGACGAGCAGTTGGCCCACCGGAAGGTCAGCTGA
- a CDS encoding HAD-IA family hydrolase yields MLDSADNLAPVNAGDLVIFDLDGTLTDSAEGIVASFRHALRAVDAPVPDGDLVSRIVGPPMPVTLGQLGLGERTEEAIAAYRADYTSRGWSMNRPFGGIAELLADLRAAGVRMAVATSKVESTAARILAHFGLDDHFEVIAGASADGTRARKADVVARALAALAPVPDRVTMIGDRSHDVEGAAEHGIGTIVVGWGYGAADFRDSASGALTHVATVEQLREVLGV; encoded by the coding sequence ATGCTCGACAGCGCCGACAACCTCGCCCCGGTGAACGCGGGCGACCTGGTGATCTTCGACCTGGACGGAACCCTGACCGATTCCGCCGAGGGCATCGTCGCCAGCTTCCGCCATGCCCTGCGAGCCGTGGACGCCCCGGTGCCGGACGGCGACCTGGTCAGCCGCATCGTCGGGCCGCCCATGCCCGTCACCCTCGGACAGCTGGGTCTCGGTGAGCGCACCGAGGAGGCGATCGCGGCCTACCGCGCCGACTACACCAGTCGTGGCTGGTCGATGAACCGGCCGTTCGGCGGCATCGCCGAGCTGCTCGCCGACCTGCGCGCGGCCGGGGTGCGGATGGCGGTGGCCACCTCGAAGGTCGAGTCCACCGCCGCGCGCATCCTGGCCCACTTCGGGCTCGACGACCACTTCGAGGTGATCGCCGGCGCCAGCGCCGACGGCACCCGCGCCCGCAAGGCCGACGTGGTCGCCCGCGCGCTGGCCGCGCTGGCACCGGTGCCCGACCGGGTGACGATGATCGGCGACCGGTCCCACGACGTGGAGGGCGCCGCCGAACACGGCATCGGCACCATCGTGGTGGGCTGGGGATACGGCGCCGCCGACTTCCGCGACTCCGCGAGTGGGGCGCTGACCCATGTGGCCACCGTCGAGCAGCTGCGCGAGGTGCTCGGTGTCTGA
- a CDS encoding RNA-guided endonuclease InsQ/TnpB family protein, translating to MQMRYRYRVEPTPAQQLMLARVFGCTRVVFNDALRVRDEAHRAGVKLSDSEIQRRVITSAKTTTERAWLCEVPSVALVQSVNDSRRAWRNFFDSASGRRKGRRVGRPRFKSRKDHRQSFRLTRNGFSIRDNGRLFVAKVGEVAMRWSRDLPSTPSSVTIIREPDGHLYASFVVEVPASPLPVTNQEVGVDVGIARLATVATTDGHRIDVDNPKHLGRKLRKLRRLEREKSRRQKGSANRAKTRYKVAIAHNEVARARRDYHHKQALALVRDNQVIHVEDLNIAGMVRNRRLARAISDAGWGQFVKIIGEKADHYGRTVHTVSRWLASSKTCSTPGCGHRLDELPLHIRTWVCPTCQVTHDRDYNAAKVILAAGRAERLNACGARVRPQPAAAVGVEAGSTPTAA from the coding sequence ATGCAGATGCGTTATCGGTATCGCGTCGAACCGACACCGGCCCAGCAGTTGATGTTGGCGCGGGTGTTCGGATGCACCCGGGTGGTGTTCAACGACGCGTTGCGTGTGCGGGATGAGGCGCACCGGGCCGGTGTGAAGCTGTCCGACAGCGAGATTCAGCGCCGGGTGATCACCTCTGCCAAGACCACCACTGAGCGTGCTTGGTTGTGCGAGGTGCCCAGTGTGGCGTTGGTGCAGTCGGTCAACGACTCCCGCCGTGCGTGGCGCAACTTCTTCGACTCGGCTAGCGGGAGACGCAAGGGCCGGCGGGTCGGTCGTCCCAGGTTCAAATCCCGCAAGGACCACCGGCAGTCGTTCCGGCTGACCCGCAACGGGTTCTCGATCCGCGACAACGGCCGACTCTTCGTGGCCAAGGTCGGAGAGGTCGCGATGCGCTGGTCACGGGATCTGCCGAGCACACCATCGTCGGTCACGATCATCCGGGAACCTGACGGGCATTTGTACGCCAGTTTCGTCGTCGAGGTTCCAGCATCGCCTCTGCCGGTGACCAACCAAGAGGTCGGGGTGGATGTCGGGATCGCTCGGTTGGCCACGGTGGCCACCACCGACGGCCATCGAATCGATGTCGATAATCCGAAGCATCTGGGGCGCAAACTACGCAAGTTGCGGAGGTTGGAGCGGGAGAAGTCCCGCCGGCAGAAAGGATCAGCCAACAGGGCCAAGACGCGGTACAAGGTGGCCATCGCGCACAACGAGGTTGCCCGTGCTCGGCGGGACTATCACCACAAGCAGGCTTTGGCGTTGGTTCGCGACAACCAAGTGATCCACGTCGAAGACCTCAACATCGCTGGGATGGTCCGCAATCGCCGGCTGGCACGGGCAATCAGTGATGCGGGGTGGGGGCAGTTCGTGAAGATCATCGGCGAGAAAGCCGACCACTACGGGCGCACCGTGCACACGGTGTCGCGGTGGTTGGCGTCGAGCAAAACCTGCTCAACACCCGGGTGTGGGCATCGGCTCGACGAACTCCCACTACATATCCGCACGTGGGTGTGCCCGACATGCCAGGTCACCCACGACCGCGACTACAACGCCGCCAAGGTCATTCTCGCTGCCGGGCGGGCAGAGAGACTAAACGCCTGTGGAGCCCGTGTAAGACCGCAACCCGCTGCGGCAGTGGGTGTTGAAGCAGGAAGCACCCCAACAGCGGCGTGA
- a CDS encoding Nif3-like dinuclear metal center hexameric protein, with product MTVRLGDIIDVLDEAYPPALAQSWDSVGLVCGDPAEPVDSVTVAVDATAEVVATVPDRGLLLAHHPLLLRGVDSVAVDTAKGALIHSLIRTGRALFTAHTNADSAAPGVSDALAETLGLQVCEVLSPAPAGPALDKWVVFVPAENAETVRAAMFAAGAGQIGDYSQCSWSAPGTGQFLPHDGAAPAIGTVGTVEHVAEDRVEMVAPVGRRAAVYAALRGAHPYEEPAYDVIALQTPPGDVGLGRVATLPSPEPLPAFVARVRAALPATSWGVRAGGDPATMVTRVAVCGGSGDSLLGAVAAAGVQAYVTADLRHHPADEHRRVCDVALVDVAHWASEQPWCGQAAELLRAHFGAALPVTVSQVRTDPWNIEGDCP from the coding sequence ATGACGGTGCGGCTCGGCGACATCATCGATGTGCTCGACGAGGCCTATCCGCCCGCACTCGCGCAGAGCTGGGATTCGGTGGGGTTGGTGTGCGGTGATCCCGCCGAACCGGTCGACTCGGTCACCGTCGCGGTCGACGCCACTGCCGAGGTCGTGGCCACGGTGCCCGACCGGGGGCTCCTGCTGGCTCACCACCCGCTGCTGCTGCGCGGGGTCGACTCGGTGGCCGTCGACACCGCCAAGGGTGCGCTGATCCATTCCCTGATCCGCACCGGCCGGGCGCTGTTCACCGCGCACACCAACGCCGACAGCGCCGCCCCGGGTGTTTCCGACGCCCTGGCCGAGACGCTGGGGCTGCAGGTCTGCGAGGTGCTGTCGCCGGCGCCGGCCGGACCCGCGCTGGACAAGTGGGTGGTATTCGTTCCGGCCGAGAACGCCGAGACGGTACGCGCGGCGATGTTCGCCGCCGGCGCCGGCCAGATCGGTGACTACTCACAGTGCAGTTGGAGCGCACCGGGCACCGGCCAGTTCCTGCCCCACGACGGGGCAGCACCGGCGATCGGGACCGTCGGCACCGTCGAACACGTCGCCGAAGACCGGGTGGAGATGGTGGCACCCGTCGGGCGGCGCGCCGCGGTGTACGCCGCGCTGCGCGGAGCCCACCCCTACGAGGAGCCCGCGTACGACGTCATCGCCCTGCAGACCCCGCCCGGCGACGTCGGGCTGGGCCGTGTGGCGACACTGCCCTCCCCGGAACCGTTGCCCGCGTTCGTCGCTCGGGTCCGGGCAGCGCTGCCCGCCACATCGTGGGGGGTGCGCGCCGGCGGCGACCCGGCGACGATGGTCACCCGCGTCGCGGTCTGCGGCGGGTCCGGTGACTCGCTGCTCGGCGCGGTCGCCGCGGCGGGCGTGCAGGCCTACGTCACCGCCGACCTGCGGCACCACCCCGCCGACGAACATCGCCGGGTCTGCGACGTCGCACTGGTCGACGTGGCGCACTGGGCCAGTGAGCAACCATGGTGCGGCCAGGCCGCCGAGCTGCTGCGCGCGCACTTCGGCGCGGCACTGCCGGTGACCGTGTCGCAGGTGCGCACCGACCCGTGGAACATCGAGGGAGATTGCCCGTGA
- a CDS encoding helix-turn-helix domain-containing protein, which produces MEANDDFDARVRRRLRQLRQQRAMTLEDVASRSAIDVSTLSRLESGKRRLALDHLPRLAAALSVSTDELLAPPTVEDPRVRGNAHTRDQITFWPLTGGGPAGGLHAYKIRISARRRRPPAELPVHEGHDWMYVLSGRMRLLLGDRDFTIDPGEAVEFSTWTPHWFGAVDGPVEAVALFGVHGQRVHVHTDQR; this is translated from the coding sequence ATGGAGGCAAACGACGACTTCGATGCCCGGGTGCGGCGCCGGCTACGGCAGCTGCGCCAACAACGCGCGATGACGCTGGAGGACGTGGCGAGCCGGTCGGCGATCGACGTATCGACGTTGAGCCGTCTGGAATCAGGGAAACGCCGCCTCGCGCTCGACCATCTGCCCCGGCTGGCCGCGGCGCTGTCGGTCAGCACCGACGAACTGCTCGCGCCGCCGACCGTCGAGGATCCGCGGGTGCGCGGCAACGCCCACACCCGCGACCAGATCACCTTCTGGCCGTTGACCGGGGGCGGGCCCGCCGGCGGCCTGCACGCCTACAAGATCCGCATCAGCGCGCGGCGGCGCAGGCCGCCGGCCGAGTTGCCGGTGCACGAAGGCCACGACTGGATGTATGTGCTGTCGGGCCGGATGCGCCTCCTGCTCGGCGATCGCGACTTCACCATCGATCCCGGTGAGGCGGTGGAGTTCTCGACCTGGACACCGCACTGGTTCGGTGCCGTCGACGGGCCGGTGGAGGCCGTCGCCCTGTTCGGCGTGCACGGACAGCGGGTGCACGTGCACACCGATCAGAGGTAG
- the tnpA gene encoding IS200/IS605 family transposase, which translates to MTTQSYRRARHSVSLLHAHLVFVTRYRRAVFTDDMLTFTEHAMRGVCDELGADLVELNGQADHAHLVVAYPPTLALSTLVQRLKGRTAYAVRREYTGACVRARMRGHLWSPSYFAVSCGGAPLPIIKQYIDGQDRPL; encoded by the coding sequence GTGACAACCCAGTCCTACCGACGCGCCCGCCACAGCGTTTCGTTGCTGCACGCCCACCTGGTGTTCGTGACCAGATACCGCCGTGCGGTGTTCACCGATGACATGCTCACCTTCACTGAACACGCCATGCGCGGTGTGTGCGACGAGCTCGGCGCCGATCTGGTCGAACTCAATGGCCAAGCCGACCACGCGCACCTGGTGGTCGCCTACCCACCCACGCTGGCGCTCTCGACTCTGGTGCAGCGCCTCAAAGGCCGCACCGCGTACGCGGTCCGCCGCGAATACACCGGCGCCTGTGTGCGCGCCCGCATGCGTGGGCACCTCTGGTCGCCGTCCTATTTCGCCGTCTCCTGCGGGGGTGCGCCCTTGCCGATCATCAAGCAGTACATCGACGGCCAAGACCGGCCACTCTGA
- a CDS encoding bifunctional RNase H/acid phosphatase yields MRVIVEADGGSRGNPGPAGYGAVVWSADHGEVLAETKQAIGRATNNVAEYRGLIAGLEAARDLSATDVEACLDSKLIVEQMSGRWRVKHPDLAPLHQQAQQLARAFERITYTWIPREQNSRADALANAAMDDASVPAGESSTHVATNPAGWTGAKGAPTRLLLLRHGQTELSVQRRYSGRGNPALTDLGARQADAAARFLAEKGGVDAVVTSPLQRAYDTAAAAAKALELDVEVDEDLIETDFGAWEGLTFGEAVARDPDLHGRWLRDTAVAPPGGESFDAVAARVRRVQQRLAADHAGQTVLVVSHVTPIKTLLRMALDAGPTVLYRMHLDLASLSIAEFYPDGAASVRLVNQTAYL; encoded by the coding sequence GTGAGAGTGATCGTCGAGGCGGACGGCGGCTCTCGGGGCAACCCGGGTCCGGCCGGTTACGGCGCGGTGGTGTGGTCGGCCGACCACGGCGAGGTGCTGGCCGAGACGAAGCAGGCCATCGGGCGCGCGACCAACAACGTCGCCGAATACCGTGGGCTGATCGCGGGCCTGGAGGCCGCCCGCGACTTGAGCGCCACCGACGTCGAGGCGTGCCTGGACTCCAAGCTGATCGTCGAGCAGATGTCGGGACGCTGGCGGGTCAAGCATCCCGACCTCGCGCCGCTGCACCAGCAGGCCCAGCAGCTGGCCCGCGCTTTCGAACGCATCACCTACACATGGATTCCGCGGGAGCAGAACAGCCGCGCCGACGCGTTGGCCAACGCAGCGATGGACGACGCGTCCGTCCCGGCGGGGGAGTCCAGTACTCACGTGGCGACCAACCCGGCCGGCTGGACCGGTGCGAAGGGAGCGCCGACGCGGCTGCTGCTGTTGCGCCACGGGCAGACCGAGTTGTCGGTGCAGCGCCGCTACTCGGGTCGGGGCAACCCGGCCCTGACCGACCTGGGCGCCCGGCAGGCCGACGCGGCCGCCCGGTTCCTGGCCGAGAAGGGTGGTGTCGACGCGGTGGTGACCTCGCCGCTGCAGCGGGCCTACGACACCGCGGCGGCAGCGGCCAAGGCGCTCGAGCTGGACGTCGAGGTCGACGAGGACCTGATCGAGACGGACTTCGGTGCCTGGGAGGGCCTCACGTTCGGCGAGGCCGTCGCACGCGACCCCGATCTGCACGGCCGGTGGCTGCGCGACACCGCCGTCGCGCCGCCCGGAGGGGAGAGTTTCGACGCCGTCGCCGCACGGGTGCGGCGCGTGCAGCAGCGCCTCGCCGCGGACCACGCCGGGCAAACGGTGCTGGTGGTGTCGCACGTGACGCCGATCAAGACGCTGCTGCGGATGGCGCTCGACGCCGGCCCGACCGTGCTCTACCGCATGCACCTGGACCTCGCGTCGCTGTCGATCGCCGAGTTCTACCCCGACGGGGCCGCGTCGGTGCGGCTGGTCAACCAGACCGCCTACCTCTGA
- a CDS encoding zinc ribbon domain-containing protein, with amino-acid sequence MKADVNQQRALLELSELDAALGRIAHRTKNLPEAAELADAQTALRQAGDKLAVLRLALEDIDAHVAKFESEIDGVRQREDRDRALLAGGNVDAKQLTDLQHELDTLERRQASLEDSLLEVMERREELEAEIAQKQQTVDDLQSAHDAAQRTCDDARAALVRDQEETGARRERLAAQLDEALLALYERQRARTGVGAGALQGRRCGACRIEIDQGESARIAAAAEDEVLRCPECSAILLRVKGFSS; translated from the coding sequence GTGAAAGCCGACGTCAACCAGCAGCGGGCGCTACTGGAGCTGTCCGAGCTCGACGCTGCGCTGGGCCGCATCGCCCACCGCACCAAGAACCTGCCCGAAGCCGCCGAGCTCGCCGACGCCCAGACCGCATTGCGCCAGGCCGGTGACAAACTGGCGGTGTTGCGGCTGGCGCTGGAGGACATCGACGCCCACGTCGCCAAGTTCGAGAGCGAGATCGACGGGGTGCGCCAGCGCGAGGACCGCGACCGTGCGCTACTGGCCGGCGGCAACGTCGACGCGAAACAGCTGACCGACCTGCAACACGAACTCGACACGCTGGAACGGCGGCAGGCCAGCCTGGAGGACTCACTGCTCGAGGTGATGGAGCGCCGCGAGGAACTCGAGGCCGAGATCGCGCAAAAGCAACAAACCGTTGACGATCTGCAGAGCGCCCACGACGCCGCGCAGCGCACGTGCGACGACGCGCGCGCCGCGTTGGTCCGCGACCAGGAGGAGACCGGCGCGCGCCGCGAGCGCCTCGCCGCGCAGCTCGACGAGGCGCTGCTGGCGCTCTACGAACGCCAGCGCGCCCGCACCGGCGTCGGCGCGGGTGCACTGCAGGGCCGGCGCTGCGGGGCGTGCCGGATCGAGATCGACCAGGGGGAGTCGGCGCGCATCGCCGCAGCCGCCGAGGACGAGGTGCTGCGTTGCCCGGAGTGTTCGGCGATTCTGTTGCGGGTCAAAGGATTCTCATCGTGA